DNA from Acidimicrobiales bacterium:
ACATGCGCGCCGCCGCCGAAGGACTCGCCCACAGGTTCCCCCGCCGGTTCGTCCTTGGCCTCGGCGTCAGCCACGCGCCTCTCGTCGAGTCTCTGGGTCGCGTGTACGAACGTCCGCTGGCCACCATGCGCCGCTACCTGGAGGAGCTCGATCCCACCGGACCCCCCGAGGACCCACCCCGGGTGATCGCCGCCCTCGGTCCTGCCATGCTGGGCTTGGCTCGGGACCGGACCGCCGGTGCCCACCCCTATCTGGTGCCGCCCCAGCACACCGCCATCGCCCGCCAGGAGCTCGGTGCTGACCGCCTCCTGGTGCCCGAGCAGGCGGTCCTTCTCACGACTGGGGCGCCGGCTCGCGAAGGAGCCCGCGCCTACCTCTCCCTCTACCTGCGCCTGCCGAACTACGTGTCGAACCTGCGACGGCTCGGATTCGAATCAGGCGATCTCGAGCGCGGGGGAAGCGACCGGTTGGTCGACGAGATCGTCGCCCATGGGGCGGCCGACGCCGTCTCGAGCCGCGTGCGGGCTCACCTGGACGCCGGGGCCGACCACGTGCTCGTCCAGCCCCTCGACAACACCGGGCGAGCCTCCCTCGACGGGCTCGATGCCGTCGCTCGGGTCCTGGCGAACCTCTAGAGCGGGGCCGCGCTCTCATCACCGCGGCGGGGCAAGGCCGTTGTTCGGCTCCCCGCGGCGTTTCATGGCCGCGATACAGCGACGGGCCCCTACGCCATCCAGCGACGGACGAAAAAGGGAAGAAGGCCGTTCATCACGAATCCTGGAGTGGCAAGGCTTGGCGGCCACCATGTACCAGTGGGCGCCGCCGGAGCCTGATAGGTCGGCGTGCGGTCACGGTCTCGATGGTCCCTGGACACGATCACTCGATTTACAACCATCGATCGGGCAGTGCCGCACTCACTAGCTCGTTGGGGCGTTGAGGATCTGATGAACGGCTTTCAACTATCCGGGCTTGGTTGGACGCAGCTGGTCGAGCGGTCGTGGCCAAGGTTGGTCGACGTTGGACTTCCTAGCCAGCTGGCCTCGCTCGCAGTCGAGCTCGGCCGACATAGGGAGCGTCCGGTTCGAGCCTTCACCATGCCCATGCTCGACGTCGGCGTGGCCGGTCTTGCTCTGCCCTTCCTGGCCGACGACGGGATCGTGGTCGACCCCTCCCTCCTTTCCGGCGGGGACAAGCTTGGCGAGGTTGTGGCGCACGAGCTTGCCCGCGTCCTTCATCCTCTCTGGGAAGACTCAGCCCCGGATGAGCACGGCAAGATGGAGGAGTTCGCCTCCAAGCTGACTCCGATGCTGCTCGCCAAGGAACCTGACTACTCATGGGCCGACGTGGTGGTCCTGGCTTCACCGGGCCACGCGATCCCGGTCGGTGATTGACGCCAAAGGGAACTCGTCCATCTGGGGACGATCGCGATTCAACGAAGGATCTCGACGAGGAGCACCCAGGCGTTGAGCAGAGCGCCCACGAACGCCGCGATCAGGCCGACGGGCAGCCAGTACAGGCCGCCGAGCATCTCGGTGATCGTTCCGACTCCGGCCAGGACGGCTGAAAGGGAGAGGGCGAGCGCGGGTGTGGCAATAGTGATGGCCCACGACCCAAGGGTCTGTTCTGGCGCTCGTCGCCATGGCCGGTCGAGCACTGCCAAGAACAATCCCGTGAGGACTCCAACAGCCACGAGCTCCCCGCCGAGTGCTTGTTCGCCTTGCCCGGGGATCAACACCAGTAACGGGATCACGAGGGCCGCGCCGAGCAGGATCAGCGTGTGGGCGGCTCGCTCGGTGAGCCGGTTGCCTTCGAGGATGTCCTTGAGGTTGATCGATAGAGCGACGAAGAGCAGGCCTGCCAGCGCGGCGCCAGCGCCGGCCACGGCAACGCTGAACTCAAACCAACGGTCCGCCTGGTAGCCGCTCATGGCGCGAATCCTGCCAGGCGGGAGGGGCCCGCTGACGAGGACCCAGGCGTAAGTCCTCCCGCGGCCAGGTCATTCAGGGCGAGACGGCCTCCACGCTCGGGACAGGAAAAACGTCTACGCCATCGGTAGTCGGCTCCGGCTGAACCCGCTGGGACTCGGGGGCGAACTGACGGCGCCAGACGACGGTCGAGTACAGGTCGTAAGCCATGAGGACCGCGCCTGAGAACAGGCCGGCGGCGATGGTGGCGGTGATGACGAGGTCGGTCACTGCTTGTCCTTTGCTTGCTAGGAGGCCCCCTCCCGTGGCCGGATTGCTTAGACCAAGACGCCGAGACGGTCAAAAGGCGAAGGGGCCCGTGTTCGGCAGGGCACGTGCTCCTCTGCCTCTCGGATGTGGCATCGGCATCGCTCCCGGTCGTATTCAGCGGTCGACCGGGGCGCCGCTGAACCGCTCCCGCAGCGTCTGGGCCACGTCATGCGGACCAGGCATGACGCCGATCTCGCCTGCGATGAGGCGTGCAGCGTCCCTGTAGGACTCGTCGTCAAGGACCAAGCGAAGTGCTTGACGAACTGATTCCGGGGCTACCTCCCCGGGGCGGAGGGTCCTTCCGGCGCCGGAGCGGGCGAGCAGATGCGCGTTGACGAAGTTGTCGGCGCCTTGGGGAACGACCACCTGAGGCAGTGCGTGCGCGAGCGACCCGAAGAGGGTGCCCGAGCCACCGTGATGGACCACCGCCGAGCACGCAGGCAAGAGGTCGGCTTGGGGAACGAATCGCTCCACCTGCGCGTTCTTGGGCGTTGGGCCCAGACGGGCAGGATCTTGGTCGGCACCGACCGTGACCACCATCTCGACAGGCTCCTCAGCCAAGCCGTCAAGCACGGCGCGAAACACATCGGCGTTGGCGCCAAAGAAGGTGCCGAGCGTCACGTACACTACGGGCGGAGTCGACGGCGTGAGTGGCAGAAGCGGAAGCC
Protein-coding regions in this window:
- a CDS encoding TIGR03620 family F420-dependent LLM class oxidoreductase; translated protein: MTTALDDWRRRLGRVGVWIPPLGGNAEERRQIAARVEEQGFGSLWIGGGNAEPDAFDRLASYLEGTAHLVVATGIANIWSRAPADMRAAAEGLAHRFPRRFVLGLGVSHAPLVESLGRVYERPLATMRRYLEELDPTGPPEDPPRVIAALGPAMLGLARDRTAGAHPYLVPPQHTAIARQELGADRLLVPEQAVLLTTGAPAREGARAYLSLYLRLPNYVSNLRRLGFESGDLERGGSDRLVDEIVAHGAADAVSSRVRAHLDAGADHVLVQPLDNTGRASLDGLDAVARVLANL